In one window of Fibrobacter sp. UWB5 DNA:
- the nadC gene encoding carboxylating nicotinate-nucleotide diphosphorylase, producing the protein MYGDNSTPIFPTEDALTMIRLALAEDVRTGDVTSEWTIPADQKQHARLIAKEDGVLAGLPVIELVFQELKANVKVTLHKKDGDVVKKGDLIAEMDGTTHELLTGERTLLNFIQQLSGVATVAHTFQEALKAGKTKVLDTRKTVPGFRTLQKYAVRVGGGSNHRMGLFDMVLVKDNHIAAAGGVLQALEVVKKNNKQNLMVEMEVENFDQLRALLNKGVDVIMLDNMSNEMMAEALKIIKESGDKCLVEGSGNMTLERAKEIATLGLDYISVGALTHSVKALDISMRI; encoded by the coding sequence ATGTACGGTGACAATTCGACTCCGATTTTTCCGACCGAAGATGCTTTGACCATGATCCGTCTGGCTTTGGCCGAAGATGTTCGCACGGGCGACGTGACGAGCGAATGGACGATTCCTGCCGACCAGAAGCAACATGCCCGCTTGATTGCCAAGGAAGATGGCGTGCTCGCAGGCCTCCCGGTGATTGAACTTGTGTTCCAGGAACTCAAGGCAAACGTGAAGGTGACCCTCCACAAGAAAGACGGCGATGTCGTGAAGAAGGGTGACCTGATTGCCGAAATGGACGGCACGACGCACGAACTCTTGACGGGCGAACGCACGCTTTTGAATTTTATCCAGCAGCTTTCCGGTGTGGCAACGGTTGCCCATACCTTCCAGGAAGCTTTGAAGGCAGGCAAGACCAAGGTTCTCGATACCCGCAAGACGGTTCCCGGTTTTCGCACTTTGCAGAAGTACGCCGTTCGCGTGGGTGGCGGTTCCAACCACCGCATGGGTCTCTTTGACATGGTGCTCGTGAAGGACAACCACATTGCTGCAGCAGGTGGTGTGCTCCAGGCCCTCGAAGTCGTGAAGAAGAACAACAAGCAGAACTTGATGGTCGAAATGGAAGTCGAAAATTTCGATCAGCTGCGCGCACTCCTGAACAAGGGTGTGGACGTGATCATGCTTGACAACATGAGCAATGAAATGATGGCCGAAGCTTTGAAGATTATCAAGGAAAGCGGCGACAAGTGCCTGGTCGAAGGTTCCGGCAACATGACGCTCGAACGCGCCAAGGAAATCGCGACCCTGGGTCTTGACTATATTTCGGTTGGCGCCCTTACACATAGTGTAAAGGCTCTCGACATCTCTATGAGAATATAA